From the Quercus lobata isolate SW786 chromosome 6, ValleyOak3.0 Primary Assembly, whole genome shotgun sequence genome, one window contains:
- the LOC115950141 gene encoding uncharacterized protein LOC115950141, producing the protein MKGLRVTRQPDIFMSLKRDMAMVTQQIFIAEEWVKKAREDLHSEAQSRLAAKKAAGALRQEKDRLSSEVKEAQKGHASAKARLKNITKQAEDLRQQLHQSEANLATEKQTVSDLKAELSKVKEGARVAREAAEAAVATSYDRGVRDTEIRLTEEVAAVCRDYITMSWGVALDRAAVPADSDLRKVENIFFPEDIREISDSVAPEEPLPMKALTSDSQCLKLRKHSRPRRTNRLRTVSQSRMLSRKPRRLFRDLRQEMINLSLLRVKT; encoded by the exons ATGAAGGGTCTCCGGGTTACTCGGCAACCGGACATTTTCATGTCGCTGAAGAGGGATATGGCTATG gtcactcaacaaatttttattgcCGAGGAGTGGGTTAAGAAGGCTCGCGAGGACCTGCACAGTGAGGCTCAGTCCCGCCTCGCTGCTAAGAAGGCTGCCGGTGCCCTTAGGCAGGAAAAGGATCGCCTGAGTAGCGAAGTGAAGGAGGCGCAAAAGGGTCACGCTAGCGCTAAGGCCAGACTTAAAAACATTACCAAGCAGGCTGAGGATCTGCGCCAACAGCTCCATCAGTCCGAGGCAAACCTCGCGACAGAGAAGCAGACGGTCTCAGATCTCAAGGCAGAGCTATCAAAGGTCAAGGAGGGGGCTCGCGTGGCCAGGGAGGCGGCCGAGGCAGCAGTGGCGACCTCATATGATCGTGGAGTTAGGGATACTGAGATTAGGCTGACCGAGGAGGTGGCTGCCGTATGCAGGGATTACATCACTATGTCTTGGGGTGTAGCCTTGGATCGGGCGGCAGTTCCAGCGGACTCTGATCTCCGGAAAGTTGAGAACATCTTTTTTCCGGAAGATATTCGTGAGATTTCGGACTCGGTTGCTCCTGAGGAGCCTCTCCCTATGAAGGCCTTAACCTCGGACTCCCAATGCCTGAAGCTGAGGAAACACAGCCGGCCACGAAGGACAAATCGCCTGAGGACAGTCTCACAATCAAGGATGTTGTCGCGCAAGCCAAGGAGGTTGTTCCGGGACCTCAGGCAGGAGATGATCAACCTGAGCCTACTTAGGGTTAAGACTTAG